A stretch of Abyssogena phaseoliformis symbiont OG214 DNA encodes these proteins:
- the acs gene encoding acetate--CoA ligase gives MYPIIKPSKPPICDEATYELMYQNSIDDSDSFWAQQAKVFLDWDKDWTQVSNVDYTKGQIEWFKGGELNVAYNCIDRHLPKRASQTAIIWEGDDPEASQHITYQQLHDEVAKLSNGLKALGVEKGDRVCIYMPMILQASYAMLACARIGAIHSVVFGGFSPEALKDRILDSECKIVITADEGMRGGKATALKANVDQAVSECDCVDKVIVVKRTGDDVNWNDRDVWYHDLVADVSAECPCESFDAETPLFILYTSGSTGKPKGVLHTSGGYLLYAAMTHQYVFDYQEGDIYWCTADVGWVTGHSYIVYGPLANGATTLMFEGIPTYPDASRFWQVIDKHQVNSFYTAPTVIRALMGAGDEHVINTLRSSLRILGTVGEPINPEAWEWYYHTIGKGKCPIVDTWWQTETGGHMITPLPYATALKPGSVSKPFFGIEPQVVNEKGEILTGEAEGILVLAKSWPGQMRTLYNNHQRFMETYFSTFPGKYFTGDGVRRDADGYYWITGRVDDVLNISGHRLGTAEIESALVLHDGVSEAAVVGYPHDIKGQGIYAYVSIMNDVESTDELKAELVKLVRREIGPIATVDKIQFAPSLPKTRSGKIMRRILRKIAQNDYDNLGDTSTLAESKVVEDLIKNRVV, from the coding sequence ATGTATCCAATTATCAAACCCAGTAAGCCACCCATATGTGATGAGGCAACTTATGAATTAATGTATCAAAATTCAATTGATGATAGTGATTCATTTTGGGCGCAACAAGCCAAAGTATTCCTAGATTGGGATAAGGATTGGACGCAGGTCTCCAACGTTGATTATACAAAAGGTCAAATTGAGTGGTTTAAGGGTGGCGAGTTAAATGTTGCTTACAACTGCATTGATAGGCACTTACCAAAGCGTGCAAGCCAAACAGCCATTATTTGGGAAGGTGATGACCCTGAGGCGAGTCAACATATTACTTATCAACAACTTCATGATGAGGTGGCAAAACTTAGTAACGGTCTTAAAGCATTAGGGGTTGAAAAAGGCGATCGAGTTTGTATTTATATGCCGATGATTTTACAAGCAAGTTACGCTATGTTGGCTTGTGCTCGTATTGGTGCCATTCACTCTGTGGTATTTGGCGGCTTTTCACCAGAAGCATTAAAAGATAGAATTCTAGACTCTGAGTGTAAGATTGTTATTACCGCTGATGAGGGCATGCGCGGCGGTAAAGCTACCGCGTTAAAGGCAAATGTTGATCAAGCAGTTAGTGAGTGCGATTGCGTTGACAAAGTGATTGTGGTAAAGCGCACAGGTGATGATGTTAATTGGAATGATAGAGATGTTTGGTACCATGATTTAGTTGCTGATGTTTCAGCTGAATGTCCATGTGAGTCATTTGATGCTGAAACACCGCTATTTATCCTTTACACTTCTGGTTCCACTGGAAAGCCCAAAGGCGTGTTGCATACCTCAGGCGGCTATTTGCTTTATGCTGCGATGACGCATCAATATGTTTTTGATTATCAAGAAGGCGACATATATTGGTGTACAGCAGATGTTGGTTGGGTAACAGGGCATTCCTACATTGTTTACGGACCACTTGCAAATGGCGCAACCACATTAATGTTTGAAGGCATTCCAACTTATCCTGATGCCTCACGTTTTTGGCAAGTTATTGACAAACATCAAGTCAATAGTTTTTACACTGCACCGACAGTAATTCGCGCACTAATGGGTGCTGGCGATGAACATGTTATTAATACCTTACGTTCAAGTTTACGTATTTTGGGCACGGTTGGCGAGCCTATTAATCCTGAAGCGTGGGAATGGTATTATCACACTATTGGAAAAGGCAAGTGCCCTATTGTTGATACTTGGTGGCAAACAGAAACAGGCGGCCATATGATTACACCTTTGCCTTATGCAACTGCACTTAAGCCAGGGTCAGTCAGCAAGCCATTTTTTGGTATTGAGCCACAAGTTGTGAATGAAAAAGGTGAAATATTAACAGGTGAAGCCGAGGGTATTTTAGTACTAGCAAAGTCTTGGCCAGGGCAAATGCGCACTTTGTATAACAATCATCAGCGTTTTATGGAGACTTATTTTTCCACTTTTCCAGGTAAGTACTTTACAGGTGATGGTGTTAGGCGCGATGCTGATGGTTATTATTGGATTACTGGACGCGTAGATGATGTACTTAATATTTCCGGACATCGCCTAGGTACAGCAGAGATTGAATCTGCACTGGTTTTGCATGATGGTGTTTCAGAGGCTGCAGTGGTGGGCTATCCTCACGATATTAAAGGCCAGGGTATTTATGCTTATGTATCAATTATGAATGACGTTGAATCAACAGATGAGCTTAAAGCTGAATTGGTTAAATTAGTACGCCGTGAAATTGGACCTATTGCTACGGTAGATAAAATTCAATTTGCACCAAGTTTGCCAAAAACACGCAGTGGTAAAATTATGCGTAGAATTTTAAGAAAAATTGCACAAAATGATTATGATAATTTGGGCGATACTTCAACCTTGGCAGAGTCAAAAGTTGTTGAAGATTTGATTAAAAATAGAGTGGTTTAA
- the hemB gene encoding porphobilinogen synthase, translated as MVILTHRPRRMRKHAHTRKLIRENNLTASDLIFPIFIIEGQNKRQSIDSMPDIERLSIDQLLIEVAELIELGIQAIALFPVVPTEKKSLDAQEAFNPDGLVQRAIHAVKQKYSNLAVITDVALDPFTTHGQDGLADDDGYVLNDETIEVLVKQALSHAQAGSDIVAPSDMMDGRIGAIRKALEENGFIHTNILAYSAKYASHYYGPFRDAVGSSANLDSSSKETYQMDPANSNEAIREAGLDIDEGADMVMIKPGLPYLDIVYRVKQTFGIPTFAYHVSGEYAMLKAAAQNNWLKEEQVVLETLLAFKRAGADGILTYYAKQAAKWLK; from the coding sequence ATGGTAATTTTAACCCATAGACCACGTCGTATGAGAAAACACGCACATACCCGTAAATTAATACGTGAAAACAACCTAACAGCCAGCGATTTAATCTTTCCAATTTTTATCATTGAGGGTCAGAATAAACGACAAAGTATTGACTCAATGCCGGATATTGAGCGTTTAAGTATTGATCAATTACTAATTGAAGTGGCTGAATTGATTGAACTAGGTATTCAAGCCATCGCACTTTTCCCTGTTGTTCCAACAGAAAAAAAATCATTAGATGCACAAGAAGCATTTAATCCAGATGGCTTGGTACAACGTGCTATACACGCCGTCAAACAAAAATATTCAAACTTAGCAGTGATTACCGATGTCGCACTTGATCCATTTACCACGCATGGCCAAGATGGCTTGGCTGATGATGATGGCTATGTACTCAACGATGAAACCATTGAAGTCTTAGTCAAACAAGCCTTATCTCATGCGCAAGCTGGTAGCGATATCGTGGCACCAAGTGATATGATGGATGGGCGTATAGGTGCCATTCGTAAAGCGCTTGAAGAGAATGGGTTTATTCATACGAATATTTTGGCTTATTCTGCAAAATACGCCTCCCATTATTATGGCCCTTTTAGGGATGCCGTTGGCTCTTCGGCTAATTTAGACTCATCTAGCAAAGAGACTTACCAAATGGACCCTGCTAATTCTAATGAAGCAATTCGTGAAGCGGGTTTAGATATTGATGAAGGTGCGGATATGGTCATGATTAAACCTGGGTTGCCCTACTTAGATATTGTTTATCGAGTCAAGCAAACCTTTGGTATCCCTACTTTTGCTTATCACGTCAGTGGTGAATATGCCATGTTAAAAGCGGCTGCACAAAATAATTGGCTCAAGGAAGAGCAAGTGGTGTTAGAAACTTTGTTGGCGTTCAAGCGTGCTGGTGCTGATGGTATTTTAACTTATTATGCCAAGCAAGCTGCTAAATGGCTAAAGTAA
- the thiC gene encoding phosphomethylpyrimidine synthase ThiC, with protein sequence MSQSSKTLKNMSNVNEAFIKPFPSSNKIYVQGSCKDIQVPMREITLTDTIGELAEKNTPIHVYDTSGVYTDPNVEIDLRKGLGNIRATWIEQRNDTKILTKLSSNFSNERRNDAQLDTLRFEHLQVPRRAKNAKNVSQMHYAKQGIITPEMEYIAIRENCKWQEYKGQIGQHKGESFGANIPDVITPEFVRDEVARGRAVIPANINHPETEPMIIGRNFMVKINGNIGNSALGSSIEQEVDKMVWGIRWGADTIMDLSTGKNIHETREWIIRNSPVPIGTVPIYQALEKVNGIAEDLTWEVFRDTLIEQAEQGVDYFTIHAGVRLQHVPLTINRITGIVSRGGSIMAKWCLAHHTESFIYTHFEDICEIMKQYDVTFSLGDGLRPGCIADANDAAQFGELETLGDLTKIAWKHDVQTFIEGPGHVPMQMIKENMDKQLEECGEAPFYTLGPLTTDIAPGYDHITSAIGAAQIGWYGCAMLCYVTPKEHLGLPNQDDVKQGIIAYKIAAHAADLAKGHPGAQIRDNALSKARFEFRWEDQFNLGLDPDTARKYHDETMPKQAAKTSHFCSMCGPKFCSMKITQEIKTMDAEEIAKINAIQVEMDKKSAEFLKNDSEIYMKEGA encoded by the coding sequence ATGAGCCAGTCAAGCAAAACCTTAAAAAATATGTCAAACGTTAATGAGGCGTTTATCAAACCATTTCCCAGTTCTAATAAGATTTATGTGCAAGGGTCATGCAAAGATATTCAAGTACCTATGCGTGAGATTACACTTACAGATACCATTGGTGAGTTAGCAGAAAAAAATACCCCTATTCATGTTTATGACACCTCAGGTGTTTACACCGATCCTAATGTCGAGATTGATTTACGTAAAGGTCTTGGCAATATTAGAGCCACTTGGATTGAACAGCGAAATGACACTAAAATATTAACCAAACTGAGTTCTAATTTTTCTAATGAACGCCGAAATGATGCGCAGTTAGATACGCTACGCTTTGAGCATTTACAAGTGCCACGTCGTGCTAAAAATGCCAAAAATGTATCACAGATGCATTATGCTAAACAGGGCATTATTACGCCTGAGATGGAATACATCGCCATTCGTGAAAATTGTAAATGGCAAGAATATAAAGGCCAAATTGGCCAGCATAAAGGCGAAAGTTTTGGTGCTAATATTCCTGATGTAATCACACCTGAGTTTGTGCGCGATGAAGTTGCCAGAGGGCGTGCGGTAATTCCTGCTAATATTAACCATCCAGAAACAGAGCCGATGATTATTGGTCGTAATTTTATGGTTAAAATTAATGGCAATATCGGTAATTCTGCACTAGGTTCAAGTATTGAACAAGAGGTTGATAAAATGGTGTGGGGTATTCGCTGGGGCGCAGATACCATTATGGACCTTTCAACAGGTAAAAATATTCATGAAACTCGTGAATGGATTATCCGTAACTCACCTGTGCCTATTGGCACTGTACCTATTTATCAAGCATTAGAAAAAGTTAATGGCATCGCTGAGGATTTAACTTGGGAAGTGTTTCGTGACACCTTAATTGAGCAAGCTGAGCAGGGGGTAGATTATTTTACCATTCATGCAGGCGTACGTTTACAACATGTGCCACTGACTATTAATCGTATTACAGGCATTGTCTCTCGTGGCGGCTCAATTATGGCAAAGTGGTGTTTAGCACACCACACAGAGAGTTTTATTTATACACACTTTGAAGATATTTGTGAAATTATGAAGCAATATGATGTTACCTTTTCACTAGGCGATGGCTTACGTCCTGGCTGTATTGCTGATGCTAATGATGCGGCTCAATTTGGCGAATTAGAAACCTTGGGAGACCTTACCAAAATTGCTTGGAAGCATGATGTGCAAACTTTTATTGAAGGCCCTGGCCATGTTCCTATGCAGATGATTAAAGAGAATATGGATAAGCAACTAGAAGAATGCGGTGAAGCACCATTTTACACACTTGGTCCATTAACGACTGATATTGCACCAGGTTATGATCACATTACTAGTGCCATAGGTGCGGCACAAATTGGTTGGTATGGTTGTGCCATGCTTTGTTATGTGACACCAAAAGAGCATCTAGGCTTGCCCAATCAAGACGATGTTAAGCAAGGCATTATCGCTTATAAAATTGCAGCACATGCGGCTGACTTGGCCAAAGGACATCCGGGCGCACAAATTCGTGATAACGCCCTTTCCAAAGCGCGTTTTGAATTCAGATGGGAAGACCAATTTAATTTAGGTCTAGATCCAGATACAGCACGTAAATATCACGATGAAACTATGCCTAAACAAGCTGCAAAAACCTCGCATTTTTGTTCCATGTGCGGCCCTAAATTTTGTTCTATGAAAATTACTCAGGAGATTAAAACCATGGATGCAGAAGAGATCGCTAAGATTAATGCCATTCAAGTAGAAATGGATAAAAAATCGGCAGAATTTTTAAAGAATGACAGCGAAATTTACATGAAAGAAGGTGCTTAA